A single region of the Neosynechococcus sphagnicola sy1 genome encodes:
- the larB gene encoding nickel pincer cofactor biosynthesis protein LarB, with amino-acid sequence MVSQPEQLRSLLQAVAQGAVSPDIALDKLRYFDFEPVDGGFAHLDHHRALRTGFPEVIWGPGKTVEQIAQIMATMRLHSSVVMATRIEPQVYAQLQYRVPGLHYYQAARISAIAPVNLQPQYPGTIGLLSAGTADLSVAEEAAVTAELCGFRVMRLWDVGVAGIHRLLSYRQAIAQMDVLIVVAGMEGALPSVVAGLVDSPVIAVPTSIGYGASFGGLAPLLTMLNSCAAGIGVVNIDNGFGAAILAGQILRTAQKLSFQPESRGD; translated from the coding sequence ATGGTCAGCCAACCTGAACAGTTGCGATCGCTCCTACAAGCAGTTGCCCAGGGAGCTGTTAGCCCTGATATCGCTCTAGACAAGCTGAGATACTTTGATTTTGAGCCTGTGGATGGAGGGTTTGCCCATCTCGATCATCATCGCGCCCTGCGGACTGGGTTTCCAGAGGTGATCTGGGGGCCGGGTAAGACCGTGGAGCAAATTGCTCAAATCATGGCTACCATGCGGCTGCATAGTTCTGTGGTCATGGCAACTCGAATTGAACCGCAGGTCTATGCCCAACTCCAGTATCGAGTGCCGGGACTCCACTATTACCAGGCAGCCCGGATTAGTGCGATCGCCCCTGTGAACTTACAACCCCAGTATCCTGGTACGATTGGCCTCTTGTCTGCTGGTACTGCTGACCTATCCGTAGCCGAAGAAGCAGCCGTGACAGCAGAATTGTGTGGGTTTCGCGTCATGCGCCTCTGGGATGTGGGGGTTGCAGGGATTCACCGACTCCTCAGTTATCGGCAGGCGATCGCCCAAATGGATGTGTTAATTGTGGTAGCGGGAATGGAGGGGGCACTCCCCAGTGTGGTGGCTGGCTTAGTCGATTCTCCTGTGATTGCGGTGCCCACCAGTATTGGCTATGGGGCGAGTTTTGGAGGACTGGCTCCGTTGTTGACCATGCTCAATTCCTGCGCCGCTGGCATCGGGGTGGTGAATATTGATAATGGCTTTGGGGCGGCGATCCTGGCAGGGCAGATCTTGAGAACAGCGCAGAAATTAAGTTTCCAGCCTGAATCAAGGGGGGATTGA
- a CDS encoding serine hydrolase — protein sequence MKSLLPSVLSVLLLSAPAKAATLSSWHFDPTQNLLDIITDENVQPQAQLVANPTRLVIDLPGIELGHPRVNYPVGTLIKAIRVGQFNAGTTRLVIELAPGYTLDPNQVKFRGRSPTHWSVQLPMPQPLPDGFRSDAQPPDIALTTPPPLRSPLPAVAPTPTPDPTLARVIQLGSPMSDLQPQVQAVIQRYQSLKAGMYFVDLQTGNYLDIQGDRVFPAASTIKLPILIAFFQDVDAGKVSLHETLVMRRDLIASGSGDMQDMPVGSKFSALETVNKMITISDNTATNLIIDRLGGIERLNQRFRSWGLQDTVMHNWLGDFQGTNKTSSKDLVRLLALMINGRLVSDSSQEQVLRILRHTTVKTLLPSGLGPGAVIADKTGDIGFLVGDAGVIDMPNGRRYLAGIFVLRPYNDPIVRRFVREISHLVYAYLE from the coding sequence GTGAAATCCCTTCTACCCAGCGTGCTGAGCGTGTTGCTGCTCAGTGCGCCAGCAAAAGCCGCAACTCTTTCTTCCTGGCACTTTGACCCGACTCAGAATCTCTTGGACATCATCACCGATGAAAATGTCCAACCCCAAGCCCAGCTGGTGGCAAACCCAACCCGTTTGGTAATCGATTTACCGGGGATTGAACTCGGGCATCCCAGGGTGAACTATCCCGTGGGAACCCTGATCAAAGCCATCCGGGTGGGACAATTTAATGCTGGTACCACTCGCCTGGTGATTGAACTGGCTCCCGGTTACACCCTCGACCCCAACCAGGTAAAGTTTCGGGGCAGATCCCCCACCCACTGGTCGGTGCAGTTACCGATGCCTCAGCCCTTGCCCGATGGGTTCCGATCTGACGCTCAGCCCCCTGATATTGCCCTTACCACGCCGCCGCCCCTGCGATCGCCCTTACCTGCTGTGGCTCCCACTCCGACTCCTGACCCTACCCTGGCAAGAGTGATTCAGCTGGGTTCACCGATGTCAGATTTACAGCCCCAGGTGCAGGCTGTGATTCAACGCTACCAGTCCCTCAAAGCAGGGATGTATTTTGTGGATTTGCAGACTGGCAATTACCTCGACATTCAGGGCGATCGCGTCTTTCCGGCTGCCAGCACTATCAAACTGCCGATTCTGATTGCCTTCTTTCAGGATGTGGATGCTGGGAAGGTCAGCCTCCATGAAACCCTGGTAATGCGACGGGATTTGATCGCATCTGGCTCCGGCGATATGCAAGATATGCCCGTGGGCAGCAAGTTCAGTGCCCTGGAAACCGTCAATAAGATGATTACCATCAGCGACAATACGGCCACCAACCTGATCATCGATCGCCTGGGTGGGATTGAGCGGCTGAACCAACGATTTCGCAGTTGGGGCCTACAGGACACCGTGATGCACAACTGGTTAGGAGACTTCCAGGGAACCAATAAAACCAGTTCCAAAGATCTGGTGCGGTTATTAGCCTTGATGATCAATGGCCGACTGGTTTCCGATTCCAGCCAGGAACAAGTTTTGAGGATCTTACGACACACGACGGTCAAAACCCTATTGCCATCAGGATTGGGGCCGGGAGCGGTGATCGCAGACAAAACCGGAGATATTGGGTTTCTGGTGGGAGATGCGGGGGTAATTGATATGCCCAATGGTAGACGCTACCTGGCGGGAATTTTTGTTCTCCGTCCCTACAATGACCCAATTGTTAGACGCTTTGTGCGTGAAATTTCCCATCTGGTTTATGCCTATTTAGAGTGA